A genomic segment from uncultured Alistipes sp. encodes:
- a CDS encoding transposase: MSKKRKIRCPHCGFLETIKWGTRSGCSRYYCKNCGSYFTDRRDWISDKNKFIWFARWVRGKQRICDLASESGYSERTLKRYFYRLLPQCPLWQIQRREKVNLLIDGTYFSNKICLVVYRDHNIKMTLLYRITRSETLRDLKADLTAIRDVGIQIESVTCDGSPNIIKAVREVCPEAILQRCTVHVAREIETWITRKPQTVAAQELLELVHLLNGVQTHDEAQLWIRAFIDWYRRHEPFINEKTVDELSGRWWFTHKMLHRSVSHIKRAIPDLFSYTRYPNVPKSSNSIESFFGHLKDNLRIHRGLSEQHFKDFVKWYLFLNSNDGIIKKRK; encoded by the coding sequence ATGTCAAAAAAACGAAAAATACGCTGTCCTCATTGTGGCTTTTTAGAGACAATAAAATGGGGTACTCGTAGCGGTTGCAGCCGCTATTATTGTAAGAATTGTGGCAGCTATTTTACGGATCGTCGAGACTGGATTTCCGATAAAAACAAGTTTATATGGTTCGCGCGTTGGGTTCGCGGTAAACAGCGTATTTGTGACCTTGCGAGTGAGAGCGGATACAGCGAACGCACCCTAAAAAGATACTTCTATCGGCTCTTGCCCCAGTGCCCTTTATGGCAGATACAGCGACGCGAGAAGGTAAATCTTCTGATCGACGGCACCTACTTCTCAAATAAGATTTGTCTGGTTGTATATCGGGATCACAACATCAAGATGACCCTCCTCTATCGCATAACCAGGAGTGAAACGCTGCGGGATTTGAAAGCAGACCTAACGGCTATACGCGATGTCGGCATTCAAATTGAGAGTGTCACCTGTGATGGATCTCCCAATATCATAAAAGCGGTGCGGGAAGTGTGTCCGGAGGCGATCTTGCAGCGTTGTACGGTACATGTAGCGCGAGAGATAGAGACGTGGATTACACGCAAACCACAGACCGTAGCGGCACAGGAACTCCTCGAACTGGTGCACTTGTTAAATGGAGTACAAACACATGATGAGGCACAGTTATGGATACGGGCTTTTATTGACTGGTATCGGCGACACGAACCATTTATCAATGAAAAAACCGTAGATGAGCTGTCGGGAAGATGGTGGTTTACGCATAAGATGCTGCATCGAAGTGTCTCGCATATCAAGCGTGCCATACCCGATCTGTTTTCATACACGCGATACCCTAATGTACCTAAATCTTCAAATTCTATTGAGTCGTTCTTCGGTCACTTGAAGGATAATTTAAGAATCCATCGTGGACTCTCGGAACAACATTTTAAGGACTTTGTAAAGTGGTATCTTTTCCTGAACAGCAATGATGGAATTATTAAGAAACGCAAATGA
- a CDS encoding glycoside hydrolase family 99-like domain-containing protein, translating into MKSQSIKIAALLLLAATTAGIFSGLAQNKARQKRSESQKQTVYRLPDDLQTLAGNPDLLKKPEGLEVAAYVFPNYHASALHNKIYAPGWTEYNLIRSARPWFEGHQQPRTPLLGELDESLPSTWEVYNKLCKQSGIDVLLWDWYWYDGKPCLHEALEQGFLEADNRNDVKFACMWTNHPWYILYPTKRTDGGNAYPPSFDAPDFSYEEAFRSLSYIVTRYFNQPNYWKINGKPVICIWDANRLEQKLGLEGVQKLFSELRALAQKLGHPGIHFHITGFSSRNMKAAGYNTVGSYNPLDWIAGRFQPNEIELPDYGIVAADVAYKLWPEHHRDFDIPYVPAIGAGWDSTPRYVKPSVRPEKPNRKAWPGCTIFVNESPAAFKAFVQSSFVYLNQHPEVPRFVTIACFNEWSEGHYLLPDNRFGYGMLDALGEAVGKEGLHGKHGKGLE; encoded by the coding sequence ATGAAAAGCCAATCGATCAAAATCGCAGCCCTGTTGCTGCTCGCCGCAACTACGGCCGGTATTTTCTCGGGTTTGGCCCAGAACAAAGCCCGACAGAAACGTTCCGAATCCCAGAAACAGACGGTATACCGGCTTCCCGACGATCTGCAGACGCTGGCAGGGAATCCCGATCTGCTGAAAAAGCCCGAAGGACTCGAAGTAGCCGCCTACGTCTTCCCGAACTACCACGCCTCGGCTCTCCACAACAAGATCTATGCTCCGGGATGGACCGAATATAACCTTATCCGCAGTGCAAGACCCTGGTTCGAAGGGCACCAGCAGCCAAGGACCCCGCTGCTGGGAGAGCTCGACGAAAGCCTTCCCTCAACCTGGGAAGTCTACAACAAACTTTGCAAACAAAGCGGAATCGATGTCCTGTTGTGGGACTGGTACTGGTACGACGGAAAACCCTGCCTGCATGAAGCACTCGAACAGGGCTTCCTCGAAGCCGACAACCGCAACGACGTGAAATTCGCCTGCATGTGGACCAACCACCCCTGGTACATTCTTTACCCCACGAAGCGCACTGACGGCGGAAATGCCTATCCGCCCAGTTTCGATGCTCCGGACTTCTCCTACGAGGAGGCGTTCCGCAGCCTTTCGTACATCGTCACCCGCTACTTCAACCAGCCGAACTACTGGAAGATCAACGGCAAACCCGTCATCTGCATCTGGGATGCCAACCGTCTCGAACAGAAACTCGGACTGGAGGGTGTGCAAAAACTCTTCTCCGAGTTACGGGCTCTGGCCCAGAAACTCGGACATCCGGGCATCCACTTCCATATCACGGGATTCAGTTCAAGGAACATGAAGGCCGCCGGTTACAACACCGTGGGTTCGTACAACCCGCTGGACTGGATCGCCGGACGCTTCCAGCCGAACGAAATCGAACTTCCCGACTATGGCATCGTGGCAGCCGACGTAGCCTATAAACTCTGGCCCGAACACCACCGCGACTTCGACATCCCCTACGTACCGGCTATCGGTGCCGGATGGGATTCCACGCCGCGCTACGTAAAGCCCTCGGTACGGCCGGAGAAGCCCAACCGCAAAGCATGGCCCGGTTGCACAATCTTCGTGAACGAGAGCCCGGCAGCATTCAAGGCTTTCGTACAGTCATCGTTCGTCTACCTGAACCAGCATCCCGAAGTGCCGCGGTTCGTCACCATCGCCTGCTTCAACGAGTGGAGCGAGGGTCACTACCTCCTGCCCGACAATCGATTCGGATACGGAATGCTCGACGCTCTGGGAGAGGCCGTCGGGAAAGAAGGGCTGCACGGGAAGCATGGCAAAGGCTTGGAATAA